From Malaciobacter mytili LMG 24559:
TTTAAATTCTTTTGTTAAATCATTTACTTTTACAATAACTTCTTTATAAGGATTAATACTCTGTTTTAATAAAACTTTATCAGCAGAAGGAAAACTTTTTATTATATATTCATTATCTTCATAAAATATTTTTGAGTTTATATTAAATTTAATTACTCCCATTATTTATCTCCACAATAGATTTCATCGTGACCTTTTCATTTTCTAAATCAGTTTTTAAAATATTTTGAGCCACAAGTTTCCAAATATTATTTGAAACTCTTTGATACTCAACTGGAGATTTCATTATTAAATTTGTAAGTTCAAATGCTGATATTTTTTTATCTTTTAATTTATCCAATATAATATCATCATACTTATCTTCAGATGGATGAAGAATAAATCTATATAAAAAATCAATATTTGATATATAAATATCATTAAAATTAAGTTCTGTAAGAAATTTAAAATCTACCCCTATTCCCTCACATCTTATTTTTGCTACATTAAATTTTTTTTCATAAGTATCTTTATTCTTTTCAAATTCACTTAAGTATTTAACTTAAATAAGTGCATCTTTTAGATTTGTTTTTTTGTATCTTTTAACAAAGCAATCTACATCATACTTTTGGGGTTTACCATTTTTAATTATCATTATTCGGGGTTGTTCTCGGTAAGTTTCTACAGTATTATCAAATTCTAGATAAAGAAAAAGTGTCTTTTCAAGTGAAGAGTCAAATTCAATAGATCTATTATTTTTAACACTTGGGAAATGTCCAGTTACGGAACAATAGCTTTTTTTAATTTGTCTTTGTCCAAAAGTTATTGCATCATCATACATAATTTATCCAAAGTAATTTTAATAAATTATAGTATAAATAGTCTTTTATATAAATATTAAAATATTTCTTCGTATTATTAATTTATAATGTATTAATAAAAATTTATTTTTTATGATGAGATTGTGTATAAACTAGATACAATAATTACTAAGAATAAAAAAGAGATATAATCAATTGTCTTGATAAATCAAAAACTGAAAGAACTATAAATAGCTTCCAGGCATATAAAAGAGCATAGTATCTCAATAATTATTTAAGGAAAAATTTAATGCAATTAATATATCAATGGATAGATAAATATAGAAGTATTAATGATAATAATTTACTAAACAGCTTAGAACTTAATTTTCATCATAAATATAGATTTAAATATGATGGAAAAGATAAACTAGAATTTGAAATATTAGAAAAAACTAACTATATTGATACTTATTATAAAGAAAATCAATACTATTCTATGATTGTTGGTAAAAATGGAAGTGGTAAAAGTTCTATATTTGAAATGCTTTATAATGGTATAAACATATCACTTGATATGAAAAGTAGAAAAGAAAAGATAAGAGATAAATTTATTGCAATTTTTTTAGATGAAGATAAGTTCTTATTTTATGGTTTTGAAATAAATGGGCAAAATGAAATTTATGTATCTAGGATAGAATCAATAAATAAAATAAACCTTGATATAGAATATAGAGAATACATAGACAACTTGAGAATTTTAAGTATTAATTCAGATTTTGGAAGTTTAGAAAATATAGAAACTAACTATGAAATGTCAAGAGAGAGAATAAAAATATCTGATAATATAAAAAAGAAAGATATAACAACATTTTTATTAGATAGGCAACAAGCATTCGAAAATAATTCTTTTATGAATTCCAATATGTATGAATCAATATTAAATTATTCTAAAAATGATTTTATTCAAAGTTTTTTATTAAACTATAAATATTTTAAAAGTATAGAAAATAATGATATAGAATTACCACAATATGTATACTTCAAATTTGACATTCCTCCTAAAAATTATTATGAATATAAGTTCAAAAAAGTGATAAATGAAAGTAGTGAAAAAATAAAAGATTTTTTGATAGAGCTTTCAGAAACTTTGTTAGATTATTATGATTCAATTAAACTTTCATCTGAATTATCAATTTTTCAGAAAATAGAATCATTTTATATATTTTATTTAATAGATAAGTACTTATTTTATACATCAGATATACTAGTATTTAGTGATACTCTATTAAAAGTTGACATTATTTCTAAAATCAAAGACATAAATTTTGGAGATTTAGATAATTTGTACTTTGATGATGCTATTGATATTAGGTTTAATCCATTTGGAGAATTTTTAATTTTAAAAGACATTATTCTTGCTCTACAAAATACTTATCATAAAGTAATTGATAATTCAATAATAATTAATAGATTAGAGAATCAAAAATATATGAGGAACTTAATTTCAAGTGTAGATTCATTTAAACAAATATTTACATTAGGACAGATTTATCTTTCTTATGACTTTTATCCTATATTATCTAGTGGTCATCAACAACTTTTTAAAACATTTAATTATATTTTAGAAGGTATTGAAAAATTTAAAAAAGACAGGGATAGTTATAAAAAAGATGTGTTAATATTACTTGATGAACCAGATATAAGATTACACTATGAATGGCAAAGAAATTACATCAAATGGTTGTCTATATTTTTAGAACAATTTGAAGATTTCAATTTTCATATAATTATTAATACTCATTCAAATTTAATGCTAAGTGATATACCAAAAGAAAATGTAATAGTGTTAGATAGAAAAGATAATAAAACAAGTGTTAAAAATATTACTTCACAAACATTAGCACAAAATTTATTTGAGAATTTGAACAATGACTTTTTCTTAGATAAGTTTATTGGTGGATATATTGAAGATAAGATAAAGAATATACTTGAAAAAGATGATGCTATAACAACTAATGAAAAAGAATTAATTAGCAATTTAGGTGAAAAGATTTTAAGAGTTTCTCTAGAAATGAAATATGATATAGAGAGTAAATAATGATAAATATTGAAATTCTCAGTAATATAGATATAGATTATTATAATTTTGTAGTATTATCACAAGATAAAGATAAATGGGATGTGACTACAAATATTGATGGTCTAAAAAAGAAAATTGAAAGAGAAGCTAAAAAGGTAAAAAACAAAGATGATTTAGAGTTTATAAGTTTTATCCAAAAAAGATTGAAAACGATTGTAAAGGGTGATATAAATAAACTAAAAAAAATTCAAAATATAATTGAAGTTAAATATACAAAAGTATGGAAAAAGATTAAATCCTATAATGAAAATGCTCCTAAAGGTAAAAAACGAAAGTTTATATATACAATACTAGAAAAGATATTCGTAACTTATGGTTATGAAAGTATTATAAGTGAAAAAATAGCATATAAAATGCTTAGAAAGTTAGATATTAAGGTTTGCCCATACTGTAATATTAATTATATATCATTTTCAGGAACAAATAGTAATAAAGGTATAAGACCAGAATTAGATCATTTCTACCCTAAAAGTCATTATCCATATTTTGCAGTTAGTTTTTATAATCTTATTCCCTCTTGTAGAAATTGTAATGGACTTAAATCAAATAATTTTCCAAAAGGACTTTATTCACCATATGAAATATCGGAAAATAATGATGATTTTAAGTTTAAATATATAGCTAAAAATATAAATATACTTTCTACAAGTTTAAATAATATAGAAAAAGGTATTGATAAAATAACATTTCAAAAAGAAATTATAGCTAACAATAAAATGTTTCATTTAGATGATTTATACCAAGTACATAAAGATGTAGTTGCAGAAGTTATCTGGAAAAATAGAAACTTTCCAAATGTATTAAGAGATAGTTATAAAAATTTTGGAATTAGTAAAAGGGAAGCATATAGAATAGTTTTCTGTAACTATAGTGATGTAAATGAATTCAATAAAAGACCATTAAGTAAATTAACTTATGATATACAAAAATATTTTTAATTTTAAGAAAACAAATGACTATAGTTTATTCTCACTTTTTAATGTACACATTAATATACAGAAATTTAACCAATTGTATTGTACAATCTAATATAAGGTAGGTGTCATATGAAAAATCCATTCTCAAATTTTAATGAATATGACAGCAATAAAAAATGAGGATATGTAAAGTAAACTTTGATAATGGAAGTTTACTTTAATATGTCAAAAAAGAAAAGTATCATTCCTGAATTTTTGGTTAATAATCCAGATGATACTTTTAAATTTTTATTTCCTTTAAAACTAATACTTGATTAAGAAAATCTTGGTAATAGTCTTTTACAAAAAATGCCCCTGTAAATTAAACTGTATAAATCACCTTTAGCTTAAATTTTCACTTTGTATATTTTTCCATAATTCCATATCCATTTTCAACAACTTGTTTTACTGCATCTCTTCTAAACTTTCACTATATTATCTTCTTCTCATTTTTAATTCCTTTAACTATTAAACAATTTTCTCTGAATTGATTTGTATCTATATTTTTGGGGTCATTCCAACTATTAATAAAAGCTGAAAAAGTATTGATGCGTCAAAAATAAAGAAAAAAATGTTCGGAAAAAATATAAATCTTAAAAATCTACAGATGTCGAAAAACAACAAACATATATAAAGTTTGTTGATTTATATAGCAATGTTACTAGAACTAATTACTTTTAGTAAATAGAAAAACTATCCAACCTTTAAGGTTGGGTAGTTTTATTTAATTCTATTGTTATATGAACAAGCTCTTCATGAATTTGTAACTCTTTTTTAAAATATTCACTATCAATATCCTCATTTACATCTAAACAAAGAATACAAGAGTATTTGCCTTTTCCTACATGCCATACATGAAAGTCTGTGATTTTAGCATCGACTTTAGAGTTTTCAATAACTTCTACAATTTCACTAACAACAGGTGCATCCATACTAGCATCAAGTAAAACTTTTCCTGATTGTTTAATAAGTCCTAGTGCCCAAACAAAAACTAATACAGAACCAACTATACCCATAACTGGGTCAAGCCATGCTGCACCCCAAAGCATCCCTGCAATTAAAGCTACTATTGCAAGTATTGAAGTTAAAGCATCAGCTAATACATGTAAATATGCAGCTTTTAAATTCATATCGTGGTGATGATGACCATGGTGGTGTTCGTGGTCGTGATGTTCATGTCCATGGTGATGATGTGAATGGTCATCTTTTAAAAGCCATGCACAAATTAAATTTATAATAAGACC
This genomic window contains:
- the dmeF gene encoding CDF family Co(II)/Ni(II) efflux transporter DmeF; protein product: MQTTAILENLSHSHSFDDTNSIAKRNTLYATILTFVMMIAEIAAGMIFNSMALLADGWHMSSHALALGLSFFAYAMASKYKSDIRFSFGTYKIEILGAYTSAILLLVVAFFMAYHSIERFFNPVDIHYKEAIFVAVLGLIINLICAWLLKDDHSHHHHGHEHHDHEHHHGHHHHDMNLKAAYLHVLADALTSILAIVALIAGMLWGAAWLDPVMGIVGSVLVFVWALGLIKQSGKVLLDASMDAPVVSEIVEVIENSKVDAKITDFHVWHVGKGKYSCILCLDVNEDIDSEYFKKELQIHEELVHITIELNKTTQP
- a CDS encoding HNH endonuclease, with protein sequence MINIEILSNIDIDYYNFVVLSQDKDKWDVTTNIDGLKKKIEREAKKVKNKDDLEFISFIQKRLKTIVKGDINKLKKIQNIIEVKYTKVWKKIKSYNENAPKGKKRKFIYTILEKIFVTYGYESIISEKIAYKMLRKLDIKVCPYCNINYISFSGTNSNKGIRPELDHFYPKSHYPYFAVSFYNLIPSCRNCNGLKSNNFPKGLYSPYEISENNDDFKFKYIAKNINILSTSLNNIEKGIDKITFQKEIIANNKMFHLDDLYQVHKDVVAEVIWKNRNFPNVLRDSYKNFGISKREAYRIVFCNYSDVNEFNKRPLSKLTYDIQKYF
- a CDS encoding AAA family ATPase encodes the protein MQLIYQWIDKYRSINDNNLLNSLELNFHHKYRFKYDGKDKLEFEILEKTNYIDTYYKENQYYSMIVGKNGSGKSSIFEMLYNGINISLDMKSRKEKIRDKFIAIFLDEDKFLFYGFEINGQNEIYVSRIESINKINLDIEYREYIDNLRILSINSDFGSLENIETNYEMSRERIKISDNIKKKDITTFLLDRQQAFENNSFMNSNMYESILNYSKNDFIQSFLLNYKYFKSIENNDIELPQYVYFKFDIPPKNYYEYKFKKVINESSEKIKDFLIELSETLLDYYDSIKLSSELSIFQKIESFYIFYLIDKYLFYTSDILVFSDTLLKVDIISKIKDINFGDLDNLYFDDAIDIRFNPFGEFLILKDIILALQNTYHKVIDNSIIINRLENQKYMRNLISSVDSFKQIFTLGQIYLSYDFYPILSSGHQQLFKTFNYILEGIEKFKKDRDSYKKDVLILLDEPDIRLHYEWQRNYIKWLSIFLEQFEDFNFHIIINTHSNLMLSDIPKENVIVLDRKDNKTSVKNITSQTLAQNLFENLNNDFFLDKFIGGYIEDKIKNILEKDDAITTNEKELISNLGEKILRVSLEMKYDIESK